A section of the Fibrobacter sp. genome encodes:
- the argC gene encoding N-acetyl-gamma-glutamyl-phosphate reductase: MATVFIDGQEGTTGLRILERLRPRKDIELLEIPSEKRKDIATKTEFLNNADAVIFCLPDQAARESSSLITNPKTKVIDASTAFRTAPDWVYGMPELSREQREVLRTAKRISNPGCHATGFVISMVPLRAAGIVGEDYPAVCYSLTGYSGGGKKMIARYQDPQNAEEIRPPMHYALTLRHKHIPEMQKYTALQDPPLFLPVVGSFYNGMVVSIPLNTKLLKKNVSVEDVHGVLSSYFDSEPFIRVLPLDQEQILDNGFLSPVKCNETNMLDLFVFGSDMHIVVMARFDNLGKGASGAAVQNMNIALGLEETAGLLS, translated from the coding sequence ATGGCAACAGTTTTTATCGATGGTCAGGAAGGGACAACCGGGCTTAGAATTCTGGAAAGACTCAGGCCCAGAAAAGACATTGAGCTGCTTGAGATTCCCTCAGAAAAAAGAAAAGATATTGCCACTAAAACTGAGTTTCTTAATAATGCAGATGCTGTAATTTTCTGTCTTCCAGACCAGGCCGCAAGAGAATCTTCATCGCTTATAACCAATCCGAAGACTAAAGTTATCGATGCCAGCACTGCTTTCAGGACTGCTCCTGATTGGGTGTATGGAATGCCTGAATTGAGCAGAGAGCAAAGAGAAGTGCTTCGGACAGCAAAACGGATTTCCAACCCGGGGTGCCATGCAACAGGTTTTGTTATTTCCATGGTTCCGTTAAGGGCTGCTGGGATAGTTGGTGAAGATTATCCAGCCGTTTGCTATTCTCTGACCGGGTATAGTGGCGGGGGGAAAAAGATGATAGCCCGGTATCAGGACCCTCAAAATGCCGAAGAAATCAGACCACCTATGCACTATGCCCTTACACTCAGGCATAAGCATATTCCGGAGATGCAGAAATACACCGCTTTGCAGGATCCCCCGCTTTTCCTTCCGGTTGTGGGAAGTTTTTATAATGGCATGGTAGTAAGCATTCCTCTTAATACAAAACTGCTAAAGAAGAATGTGTCGGTAGAGGATGTGCATGGGGTACTTTCCTCTTATTTCGATTCAGAGCCTTTTATCAGGGTGTTGCCTTTAGACCAGGAACAGATCCTCGATAATGGGTTTTTGTCTCCCGTTAAGTGCAATGAAACCAACATGCTGGATCTTTTTGTGTTCGGCAGTGACATGCATATCGTAGTGATGGCCAGATTCGACAACCTTGGCAAAGGCGCATCAGGTGCTGCTGTCCAGAACATGAATATCGCATTAGGCCTGGAGGAAACTGCCGGCCTTTTAAGTTGA
- a CDS encoding CBS domain-containing protein, whose translation MFGTRFTLFKLLGFEVRIDTSWIIIALLIVWSLAQGVFPLYDRTLSPSTYWVLGVLGAIGLFGSIIFHELCHSLVARRFGLPMKGITLFIFGGVAEMDDEPASPRAEFLMAIAGPLASIGVGALCFALLSFTRGILARPPSLVLSYLGTINLILAGFNLLPAFPLDGGRVFRSVLWRWKGNLRWATKVASGVGSAFGLFLIFLGVFSVLGGGLIGGIWWALIGLFLRSASKMSYQNVLVRDALEGESVRRFMKEEPVTVAADTTVDHLVEDFIYKYHYKMFPVVKDSKPLSCVNINDVRNIPREEWNHHTVDELAKPCSTDNTISIDEDALKALSLMNRTGSSRLMVVDHGGRLVGMVAMRDLMRFLALKLDLEEESVSKDNRNE comes from the coding sequence ATGTTTGGAACCCGATTCACTCTATTTAAACTTCTCGGTTTTGAAGTCCGTATCGATACAAGCTGGATTATCATCGCCCTGCTTATCGTCTGGTCCCTGGCCCAGGGGGTCTTTCCCCTCTACGACCGCACTCTCTCACCATCAACCTACTGGGTTTTAGGGGTTCTGGGGGCAATTGGACTCTTCGGGTCTATAATTTTCCACGAGCTTTGCCACTCCCTTGTGGCCCGTCGTTTCGGCCTCCCCATGAAAGGAATCACCCTCTTTATTTTCGGCGGAGTGGCTGAGATGGATGATGAGCCTGCGAGCCCCAGGGCGGAATTTCTGATGGCCATTGCCGGACCCCTGGCAAGTATCGGCGTAGGGGCTCTCTGTTTTGCACTCCTCTCTTTCACCCGGGGAATCCTGGCAAGGCCTCCAAGTCTGGTGCTAAGCTACCTGGGAACCATCAACCTTATTTTAGCCGGTTTTAATCTGCTTCCGGCTTTTCCTCTTGATGGTGGGAGAGTATTTCGCTCTGTGCTCTGGAGATGGAAAGGAAATCTTCGCTGGGCAACAAAAGTGGCCTCCGGAGTCGGTTCCGCTTTCGGCCTCTTCCTGATTTTCCTGGGGGTGTTTTCTGTACTGGGCGGAGGACTCATAGGGGGAATCTGGTGGGCTCTTATCGGGCTTTTTCTCAGAAGTGCCTCTAAAATGTCCTACCAGAATGTGCTTGTCAGGGATGCCCTGGAGGGAGAGTCGGTGAGACGATTCATGAAAGAGGAGCCCGTTACAGTTGCTGCCGACACCACTGTGGATCATCTGGTCGAGGACTTTATCTACAAGTACCACTACAAGATGTTCCCGGTTGTTAAAGATTCCAAACCTCTTTCATGCGTAAATATCAACGATGTCAGGAATATTCCCAGGGAGGAATGGAATCATCACACAGTTGATGAACTGGCTAAACCATGCTCCACTGACAATACTATCTCAATCGATGAAGATGCTCTGAAGGCACTTTCTCTTATGAACAGAACAGGCAGCTCAAGGCTTATGGTGGTTGACCATGGAGGAAGACTGGTAGGGATGGTCGCCATGAGAGATCTGATGCGCTTTCTGGCTCTGAAACTCGACCTCGAGGAGGAAAGTGTTTCCAAAGATAATAGAAACGAATAA
- a CDS encoding sulfatase-like hydrolase/transferase: MANRFPASFSQKRSFPGIVFSSLIHLLTNPVTIAGLVLYPSTWVLISMQVILIVKSVLLKNTEPDLFPSGLLLSLLLPLLLIQAVKNLLYSISSAGKALTAILCLIYFLLTLFFVTEDAPFDYSLLHLNADLLSYKQSWILLFERLNLSSYMLFLFYSSLFVLMRIHQRKKRRRFRPKYPLLRGMISLVLYTLLINAPFRNMDQFYTLYHSYKDYSIQQRAIKQAESLLDKPFPYVHMPDSASIADNTCKNLPHIFLVCLESCNGSLIEKRTGRGDEITPFFNSLIPQGVYAEHFYGNSVQTARGFFALLTGNLPGFRKKEFTSMTDLNIRCLPAILSEYGYRSYFIKAYHDLNYDNTGEFMKKAGYHNVWSMTEDILDSEERKNRWGWGLQDDYFYRKVFRMLDEEWEKTDSKQKRIPFFVTTLNVSNHMMFNSMPDNQKYLYPDAGPEDYALNFRNSMFLSDSCLREFFVQLDRREWLRNSIVVIVGDHGFPSGEHTMKNEKGAWEENFRTPILLLWRGRLKPLRLSGRAYSQIDLLPTLFDLLNLNPAHHSAGKSILDPGEREPVLLTQPYDGIYLVSVDYPFKMVKRLRGDFRAVYNLAIDPGEKRNLIDQDSLRPVVLKLEKSLMKIMMNQVLLESNRIWPGTCN, translated from the coding sequence AGGTTTCCCGCCTCATTTTCACAGAAAAGGAGTTTTCCTGGAATAGTCTTCTCCTCACTGATACACCTTCTGACAAATCCTGTCACCATTGCGGGGCTTGTGCTTTACCCCTCCACCTGGGTGCTGATCTCCATGCAGGTAATCCTGATTGTAAAATCTGTCCTGCTTAAAAATACTGAACCTGATCTTTTTCCCTCTGGCCTGCTTCTTTCCCTCCTCCTTCCACTCCTGCTGATACAGGCAGTAAAAAATCTTCTGTATTCTATCTCTAGTGCTGGAAAGGCTTTGACTGCTATTCTCTGCCTTATCTACTTTCTCCTCACACTCTTCTTTGTAACAGAGGATGCTCCTTTTGATTATTCACTGCTGCATCTTAATGCCGATCTTCTCTCTTATAAACAATCCTGGATACTTCTTTTCGAACGGTTGAATCTCTCCTCTTACATGCTTTTCCTCTTCTATTCCTCGCTTTTTGTATTGATGAGAATACATCAAAGAAAAAAAAGGCGCAGGTTCAGGCCAAAATATCCCCTGTTAAGAGGTATGATCTCTCTTGTACTCTATACTCTGCTGATAAACGCTCCTTTCCGGAACATGGATCAGTTTTACACCCTGTATCATTCTTACAAAGATTACTCGATTCAACAGAGAGCAATCAAACAGGCCGAAAGCCTTCTCGATAAACCCTTCCCTTACGTACACATGCCGGATTCCGCTTCAATCGCAGACAATACATGCAAAAATCTGCCTCATATTTTTCTTGTCTGTCTCGAATCATGTAATGGCAGTTTGATAGAGAAGAGAACCGGGAGAGGAGACGAGATTACCCCTTTTTTCAACAGTTTAATACCTCAAGGGGTTTACGCAGAGCATTTTTACGGGAATTCAGTGCAGACAGCACGTGGATTTTTTGCCCTTCTTACTGGAAATCTTCCCGGATTCCGTAAAAAAGAGTTCACATCGATGACTGACCTTAACATCAGGTGTCTGCCTGCGATTCTGTCCGAGTATGGCTACCGCTCATATTTTATCAAGGCTTATCATGATCTTAACTATGATAATACCGGTGAATTCATGAAAAAGGCGGGATACCACAACGTGTGGTCTATGACAGAAGACATTCTTGACAGTGAAGAGAGGAAAAACCGCTGGGGGTGGGGACTTCAGGATGATTATTTCTACCGGAAAGTGTTCAGGATGCTTGATGAGGAATGGGAGAAAACCGATTCAAAACAAAAGAGAATACCATTTTTTGTGACTACTCTTAATGTGTCAAACCACATGATGTTCAACAGCATGCCTGATAATCAGAAATACCTCTACCCTGATGCCGGTCCTGAGGATTATGCGCTCAATTTCCGCAATTCCATGTTTCTGTCCGATTCCTGCTTAAGGGAGTTTTTCGTGCAGCTTGACAGAAGAGAGTGGCTCAGGAATTCAATAGTTGTGATTGTCGGTGATCACGGATTCCCATCGGGTGAGCACACGATGAAAAATGAAAAAGGCGCCTGGGAGGAAAATTTCCGGACCCCGATTCTTCTTCTCTGGAGAGGACGTCTCAAACCGCTGCGCCTCTCAGGCCGCGCCTATTCCCAGATAGATCTTTTGCCTACTCTTTTTGATCTGCTCAATCTTAACCCTGCACATCACTCTGCCGGAAAATCGATTCTTGATCCAGGAGAGCGTGAACCGGTGCTGCTGACACAGCCCTATGATGGAATCTACCTGGTAAGTGTGGATTATCCCTTCAAGATGGTCAAGAGGCTCAGGGGTGATTTTCGTGCAGTTTACAATCTGGCAATTGACCCCGGAGAAAAGCGCAATCTCATAGATCAGGATTCTCTCAGGCCGGTAGTGCTGAAACTGGAGAAGAGCCTTATGAAGATAATGATGAATCAGGTGCTGCTTGAGAGCAACCGGATATGGCCTGGAACCTGCAACTGA